GATGAGCTCAATACCCTGGACTACAAAGAGATCAAAAGCAGCCTCAAAGGCATGTCCGACCTGCTTGCCTATCACAGCTCCAACGTCAATGTCGTCGGCCGGGACGGTTCTCGCCGTTATAATGCCACCTACACCCAGCCGGGCATGTTTGAGATCACTCATACCCAGCCCGTATTGGGCAGAGGCTTTAACCAGAAAGAGCAACAAAGGGGTGGCGAAGCCGTGGTGGTGATCAGCTACGACATCTGGCAAAACCAGTTTGCCGGCGATGAACAGGTTTTAGGCCAGATATTGCGCGTTAACGGCAGGAACCACCGCATCCTCGGAGTCATGCCCGACGGCTATTTTTTCCCCAACGTTTCCGAGCTGTGGATACCGCTGCACCTGGATAACGGCCGGTTAACGCGCCAGGACGCCGGTACCGTTTACGGCCTTGGTCATCTGGATCCCGGCGTCAGCAAAGAGGACATCAATAAACAGCTGGATGTGATCATGGCGCGTATCGAGGACAAGTACCCGAAAAGCAACCATAATATCGGCGCCTATACCGATACTATCCCGATGAGTTCGGTCGGGGGCGGCATTGCCGTGGTCTATTCCATGCTGGTGGTGGCAATATTGATCCTAATCCTGGCGGCCATCAATGTCGGCAACCTGCTGTTATCCCGCGCGGTGGAGCGCAGCAAGGAAACCGCCATCCGCGTGGCCCTGGGAGCGCCGCGTTCTCGCCTGATCAGCCAGATGTTATGGGAAAGCATTATTATCTGTACCCTGGGGGGGGTAATCGGCCTATTGGTGGTTGCCTGGGGACTGGAAGTCACCCAATCCATCACCGCCGGCTTTTTCGTGGAAAAACCCAGCTTCTGGTGGAAGTTCGGCCTGGATGCCTTTGTGCTGAAGATGTTTTTTGCTTTTGTTGTTTTCACTGTGCTGATGACGGGCTTGCTGCCGGCATGGAAAAATTCCGGGGAAAACTTTAATGCCGCCCTGCGCGACGGTACCCGCGGCGCACAGGGAAAAAAGGCAGGCCGCTTGAACAAGATGCTGGTGATCAGTGAAATACTCATTTCGATCACTGTGCTGATAGGGGCCGGCGTTATGGTGGTTTCCAGCTATGTCCGTACTAACGTCGATATAGGAGCCAATCCCGACAACATATTAACCGCCACCATCAAGTTGCCGCGGGCCGACTATCCGACACCACAGCGGCAGAGCCAGCTGATCAAAACCCTGCAGGCAAACCTGGAAAGCAACAGTGGCATAGCGGATGTGATGATGCTTTCCACCTTACCCGGAAAAGCCAGCCAAACCCCGTTTATGGCGCTGGAAGGCAAAGTCTACCCGCTGGACCGCGGCTATCCCAAAGCCAACTATATTACCGTGACCCCGGGCACCCTGGGCAAACTGGGGGTTGAACTCAGGCAGGGACGTTACTTTAACAGCAGCGATCAGGGACTGGATAAAAGCACGGTATTGATCAGCGAAAGTTTCGCCGAACTGCATTTTGCCGGAGAAACCGTGCTCGGCAAACGCCTGCGCCTGGTAGAGCCCGGCGACTATAACCCCGAATGGCTGACCATAGTCGGCGTGGTAGAGCACACCCGCCAGGGAAGCACCGACAAAGGGGAGATCCCCTCGGTGTTTCGTCCCTACAGCCAGGCGCCGCTGCCGCAAATGACCATAGCCATGCACATGAAAACCGACAGTGGCACCACCACCCAACTGCTGCGCGATACCCTCAAGGCCATAGATCCGGAATTGCCCGCCTTCAGGGTGGAAACCTATCACCAGAGCCTGGACCGTAATTACGCGCCGGTGCGCTTTATCAGCAAGGTGCTGCTGCTCTTCGGCATTGCCGCAGTTATTCTCGCCGGCAGCGGCATTTACGGGGTCATGTCTAACACCATCAACCAGAAAACCCAGGAAATTGGGGTGAAGCGTGCCCTGGGGGCGGATGACGAACGCATCGCCAGAGAACTGCTGTGGTCCGGCTTTAAACAGTTTTTAGCCGGCAGCATTCCCGGGTTGATCGCAGGTTGCGCCCTGGGGTTTGCCATGGCGCAGGTGATGGGGGTCGGCGGCGGCGCCATTATGCTGCTC
This genomic window from Thalassomonas viridans contains:
- a CDS encoding ADOP family duplicated permease; amino-acid sequence: MIMQDFKYALRLLGKKPGFTVLTTLVMATGIGLSLYLFSFFNTVLFKDLPFKNSGSLVVVSSMENRVRDFDELNTLDYKEIKSSLKGMSDLLAYHSSNVNVVGRDGSRRYNATYTQPGMFEITHTQPVLGRGFNQKEQQRGGEAVVVISYDIWQNQFAGDEQVLGQILRVNGRNHRILGVMPDGYFFPNVSELWIPLHLDNGRLTRQDAGTVYGLGHLDPGVSKEDINKQLDVIMARIEDKYPKSNHNIGAYTDTIPMSSVGGGIAVVYSMLVVAILILILAAINVGNLLLSRAVERSKETAIRVALGAPRSRLISQMLWESIIICTLGGVIGLLVVAWGLEVTQSITAGFFVEKPSFWWKFGLDAFVLKMFFAFVVFTVLMTGLLPAWKNSGENFNAALRDGTRGAQGKKAGRLNKMLVISEILISITVLIGAGVMVVSSYVRTNVDIGANPDNILTATIKLPRADYPTPQRQSQLIKTLQANLESNSGIADVMMLSTLPGKASQTPFMALEGKVYPLDRGYPKANYITVTPGTLGKLGVELRQGRYFNSSDQGLDKSTVLISESFAELHFAGETVLGKRLRLVEPGDYNPEWLTIVGVVEHTRQGSTDKGEIPSVFRPYSQAPLPQMTIAMHMKTDSGTTTQLLRDTLKAIDPELPAFRVETYHQSLDRNYAPVRFISKVLLLFGIAAVILAGSGIYGVMSNTINQKTQEIGVKRALGADDERIARELLWSGFKQFLAGSIPGLIAGCALGFAMAQVMGVGGGAIMLLALFTAITIGAVVMAATYFPARKALEMEPSQALHYE